AAGCTTAATTTAGTTTGGATAACCACTCGTTCAAAGCACCCAAAGCAATCTGTAGAAGCGCAAGAAGCTTTTAAAAAAATTCCCAATAGAAACGATCCTTAAGATCCCTGGGCATGTTGCTTTAAAAGATGTTCAAATCTGGTTTCAAGATGAAGCCAGATTTGGCCAGCGCAACACAACAACCCGAATCTGGGCAAAAAAAGGGACTCGTCCTAGGGCGGTACAACAACAGCAATTTGAGTATGCGTACTTATTTGGAGCGGTGTGCGTTAATACCGGAGAAACTGAAGCTATTGTTGTTCCTATGAGCAACATGGAAGCAATGAAGGAACAACTCAGACTCATTTCTCAATCAACCCCCACAGGCAAACATGCTGTCGTCATCATGGATCAAGCCAGTTGGCATCAAAGCTATCTAGCGGATTCATTCAAGAACTTGACTGTCATTCATCTACCTCCTTATTCACCCGAACTCAACTCAATAGAGCAGGTATGGAGTTGGTTGCGTCAGAAAGAAATAGCCAATAGGTGTTTTGAATGTTACGACGATATTGTCGACAAGCTGTGTAGTGCTTGGAATCGTTTTTGTGCAGACAAAAGCAGAGTCATTTCGCTCTGCTTTAGAGATTGGACCATATTGACCAGTTAATTAGTGTGATTGGTATGAGAAGTTGATAGTTGGTATCGCGGCGGGATGACTCTCATGCAATATCTATCTCCGTTGGCTTGAGATAGATAAAGAAAAAGCCGCTAACGCGGCTTTATTTTATTGAAACTGTCGCTAGAGTATTTGTTTAAGTACGCGATCAGCTTTTACTCTCGTAATCTTTCTTACTAGACGTTGAACCGGTGCAGGATAATGCTCTAGCTTTTCTACTTGCTTATAAGTACAAATAAGTTGAGTGTGCTGCAATATGTTCGCTTTCTCTTTTTCAAACTGCTCTAGGAGGTGCTGGTTCTCATCTCTAATGAAAAGTCCATTTTCTAAATCTAGTTTCCATGCTCTAGGATTAATATTGTTACCTGTTAGCAGCATATAACGTTTATCAACCCACACACCTTTCAGGTGGAAACTATTGTCATCGTGTTTCCATAGATGTACAGAAAGTTTACGACTAGCGATATTAGCTTCATTAATTTTGGCAAAGCGACGTAAATTGATCTCGTATAGATAAGGGAGACCACCTATAGTTTTAAATTCTTGCTCAGGTGATATATAGAAATCATTAGCCGTTTTGTCACCAACAACAATATCCACCTTAACCCCACGACGAATCGCTTTTTTAATTTCCTTAGAAACACTTTTAGGAAAGTTAAAGTAAGGTGTACAGATGAATATTTCTTCTTTCGCTTGAGCAATCATCTGAATGATGGATTGATTAAGAAAATTACGTCGTCTGCCAACGCCGACTAAAGGTGTGACAGCTACTTGTGATTCATTGATTTCTTGTGGGGTAAACTCGTAATAAGATTGACTTAAGGACGCTCGGAATTGACGGATATCTATTTTGATATCTTTTGTCTTTGGCTTATCTTCTTTTGCAAGATCGTAAACAGCGGGATGAGCAATCATTTCTTGGCGGATAAAATTCACCATTGAATCTGCTAGGTGAGTGTTCTCAAGAACATGATAGCGATCAAATCGATAACGATCTCCATAGTGGAGGTACACATTATTTAAACTAGCACCACTGTATATAACACTATCATCGATAATAAAGCCTTTAAGGTGCAGAACACCAAAAACCTCACGTCCCCGAACAGGGATACCATAAACAGGAATTGAGTGTTCGTATTTTTCAGCGAATTCAGCGTACATCGCTGCATTGCCTTTTGTTTCACCTTTGCCGATCAAACCACGTTGGGCGCGGTGCCAATCAACGCAGATATTAATATCAAGTCCAGGATTACGCTGTTTTGCCTCATATATTTCCGTTAGGATTTCTCTGCCAGCTTCATCGTTCTCCAGATATAACGTGACGATATAGATACGCTTAGTTGCATTGCGTATAGATTCGATCAGTTGTGCGCGAAATTCTTTCGCAGAGAGAAGGACATTAACGTTCTCTGGAGATAGCGCAATCGCTGGAAGCTTTTTGACGGGATGTCTACGAGCAATCATAGGGATGCTTTACCTTTATATGTGCAAAATTGCGGACTGGGCATTCTACCAAATTCAAAACATAAATAGCTAGAAAAGGACAACATTCTACTAACGATCGTAACGAAAGTGCATAGGAATGAGATCCTTACCGTGTTGAGTATAGCGCTGATAAAGCGTTTTGAGGTCAGCCGGTAGTTGTTCTGGTGATATTTTTTCGAAACCACCATTTTGATAAAAGTCTTTAAGGTGACTGTAAGCGAAACAGTAATCGTCATTTTGCAAGATATGCTCAACACAATAAGCCAGTAGTTGTTGACCAATGCCTTGTCCTCTTTTCGAACTAGAAATCGCCATACCCGTTAACAACCTCAATTGACCGACATGACGAAAGCGAACGACGCCAACAAGTACGGAGTCATCATAAGCGACAATTGTGAGTTCATCACTCTTAGGTTTAGTCCCTGGATAATGTTCTTTATAGAAACGTTTAATTAACGGAATCTTGATAGGGTCGAGAGTTTCAAATAGTAGAGTGGACATTTGCTTCTGTTCTAATGCATTAACTGTTGTAGAATGCGTAAAGTTTAATAGTTTAAAAGAATGCCATGCAATTTCACTATAATACATCGCTCAAACCTTATCATACCTTCGGGATTGACCAAAAATGTCAGCAGTTGGTGATCATAGAGTCGCTTGAGGATCTCAAATCAGTATATGCTGACCACCAATACCATAATGTTGAAAAACTTATGTTAGGTAAAGGCAGTAATATGCTGTTCACCGAACCTTATAAGGGTTTAGTGCTAATCAACCGTATTAAAGGTATCTCTCATAGCCAAGATAATTGTTATCACTATCTACATGTTGCTGCTGGAGAAGATTGGCCACAATTAGTCGAATGGTCAGTCAAACAGTCAATTGCAGGTTTAGAAAACTTAGCAATGATACCAGGATGCGCAGGAAGCGCACCCATTCAAAACATAGGCGCTTATGGCGTTGAGTTGAAAGATGTATGTGAATATGTGGATTACTTATGCTTAGAATCCCTGACAGTAAAACGAATTAATAATCCAGAGTGTTTGTTTGGCTATAGAGACTCTATCTTTAAGCATCATTTATATCAAAAGGCGGTTATTGTTGCTTTAGGGTTAAAACTGAGCAAGCAATGGCACCCCAAAATACAATACGGACCTTTAAAAGAACTTGGGGATAAATGTACTCCAGAGCAAGTCTATCAGCAGGTTTGCCATATTCGTGGCTCAAAATTACCTGATCCCAACCAGCAAGGAAATGCCGGAAGTTTTTTTAAAAATCCAG
This DNA window, taken from Vibrio nitrifigilis, encodes the following:
- a CDS encoding GNAT family N-acetyltransferase, with product MSTLLFETLDPIKIPLIKRFYKEHYPGTKPKSDELTIVAYDDSVLVGVVRFRHVGQLRLLTGMAISSSKRGQGIGQQLLAYCVEHILQNDDYCFAYSHLKDFYQNGGFEKISPEQLPADLKTLYQRYTQHGKDLIPMHFRYDR
- the murB gene encoding UDP-N-acetylmuramate dehydrogenase codes for the protein MQFHYNTSLKPYHTFGIDQKCQQLVIIESLEDLKSVYADHQYHNVEKLMLGKGSNMLFTEPYKGLVLINRIKGISHSQDNCYHYLHVAAGEDWPQLVEWSVKQSIAGLENLAMIPGCAGSAPIQNIGAYGVELKDVCEYVDYLCLESLTVKRINNPECLFGYRDSIFKHHLYQKAVIVALGLKLSKQWHPKIQYGPLKELGDKCTPEQVYQQVCHIRGSKLPDPNQQGNAGSFFKNPVISQEQYQYLKQKHPDMVAYTTDGGVKLAAGWLIDQAGLKGESIGGAQVHPNQALVIINRSGQATASDVINLAAKIRNTVHQLYGVELEHEVRFMAAEKETYLNQLVEK
- a CDS encoding IS630 family transposase (programmed frameshift), which encodes MNPPDFPKLIRETSDARMRTRLLAISHFVDGKSRTEIAKYLKVSRTSVNNWVATYLKNGVEGLVEKQHTGRPPRLTEDQLSLLKLYITSNAIKPEGGRLQGTDIIEFIHEEFGLSYSLSGIYKILRKLNLVWITTRSKHPKQSVEAQEAFKKFPIETILKIPGHVALKDVQIWFQDEARFGQRNTTTRIWAKKGTRPRAVQQQQFEYAYLFGAVCVNTGETEAIVVPMSNMEAMKEQLRLISQSTPTGKHAVVIMDQASWHQSYLADSFKNLTVIHLPPYSPELNSIEQVWSWLRQKEIANRCFECYDDIVDKLCSAWNRFCADKSRVISLCFRDWTILTS
- the pssA gene encoding CDP-diacylglycerol--serine O-phosphatidyltransferase, whose product is MIARRHPVKKLPAIALSPENVNVLLSAKEFRAQLIESIRNATKRIYIVTLYLENDEAGREILTEIYEAKQRNPGLDINICVDWHRAQRGLIGKGETKGNAAMYAEFAEKYEHSIPVYGIPVRGREVFGVLHLKGFIIDDSVIYSGASLNNVYLHYGDRYRFDRYHVLENTHLADSMVNFIRQEMIAHPAVYDLAKEDKPKTKDIKIDIRQFRASLSQSYYEFTPQEINESQVAVTPLVGVGRRRNFLNQSIIQMIAQAKEEIFICTPYFNFPKSVSKEIKKAIRRGVKVDIVVGDKTANDFYISPEQEFKTIGGLPYLYEINLRRFAKINEANIASRKLSVHLWKHDDNSFHLKGVWVDKRYMLLTGNNINPRAWKLDLENGLFIRDENQHLLEQFEKEKANILQHTQLICTYKQVEKLEHYPAPVQRLVRKITRVKADRVLKQIL